From Nodosilinea sp. PGN35, a single genomic window includes:
- a CDS encoding ABC transporter permease has translation MKLISATPWGVYSVWWRHFQVYRSTWLVNCLPPISEPIVYLLAFGYGLTPLIGDVEYLGQMIPYARFLAPGMIAIGVLFQSFFEGAYSSFIRLNFQKTWQALLTAPLSYTDVFLGDWFWAATKGIIAGTLTGLVAVLANLYDPSSLVLSLPLIVLGSLLFGAFGLLVAGAVDKVDQVNVPIFLVIIPMFTLCGTYFPRDTLPPLLAQFAAFLPLASLVDLLRWPLGLPPEWPLLLLWLAGWMVVMARLAALRIYPRLFS, from the coding sequence ATGAAGCTTATTTCCGCTACCCCCTGGGGGGTGTATTCGGTTTGGTGGCGGCATTTTCAGGTGTATCGCAGCACCTGGTTGGTGAACTGCCTGCCGCCCATCTCTGAGCCCATTGTCTACCTGCTGGCCTTTGGCTACGGCCTCACCCCGCTGATTGGCGATGTGGAATACCTGGGGCAGATGATTCCCTACGCGCGGTTTTTGGCTCCGGGAATGATTGCCATTGGGGTGCTGTTTCAGTCGTTTTTTGAGGGAGCCTACAGCAGCTTCATTCGACTAAATTTTCAGAAGACCTGGCAGGCGCTGCTGACCGCCCCCCTGAGCTACACCGATGTATTTTTGGGCGACTGGTTTTGGGCGGCGACTAAGGGCATCATTGCGGGCACCCTCACCGGGCTGGTCGCCGTACTGGCCAACCTCTATGACCCCTCTAGCCTGGTGCTGTCGCTGCCGCTGATTGTGCTGGGCAGCCTGCTGTTTGGGGCCTTTGGTCTACTGGTTGCCGGGGCGGTGGATAAGGTTGACCAGGTAAATGTGCCGATTTTTCTGGTAATCATTCCCATGTTTACCCTCTGTGGCACCTACTTTCCCCGTGACACCCTGCCGCCGCTGCTGGCCCAGTTTGCCGCGTTTTTGCCCCTGGCCTCCCTGGTAGATTTGCTGCGCTGGCCCCTGGGGCTGCCCCCCGAGTGGCCCCTGCTGCTGCTCTGGCTGGCGGGGTGGATGGTGGTGATGGCCAGACTGGCCGCCCTGAGAATTTATCCGAGGCTCTTTAGCTAA
- a CDS encoding ABC transporter ATP-binding protein produces MVDALSLKAHDLWKTYGDEAVVQGVSFTLAPGEIVGLLGPNGAGKTTTVGMLFGTVIPTRGFVQFGPWQLPGQGQLARAQMGIVTQEDNLDPDFTVFKNLTHFAHHYRITGAAARQRAGELLALVNLEHRADAPVDELSGGMKRKLVLARALLNRPKIVFLDEPTTGLDPDARQEFWRLVQHLKASGCGILLTTHYMDEAQRLCDRLLLLQQGKVIDEGTPTDLVARVIGREVAEVEGVGAERLKALADRHAAWYRAFGGGHLVTLPEGEAATLWAAIESCQPSRLLRRPANLEDVFLRLTGSVLE; encoded by the coding sequence GTGGTGGATGCGCTGAGTTTGAAGGCCCACGACCTCTGGAAAACCTACGGTGACGAGGCGGTGGTGCAGGGCGTCAGCTTTACCCTGGCCCCCGGCGAGATTGTTGGGCTGCTGGGGCCAAATGGGGCGGGGAAGACCACCACGGTGGGCATGCTGTTTGGCACCGTTATTCCCACGCGGGGGTTTGTGCAGTTTGGCCCCTGGCAGCTGCCGGGGCAGGGGCAGCTGGCCCGCGCCCAGATGGGCATCGTCACCCAGGAAGACAACCTCGACCCCGACTTTACGGTGTTTAAAAACCTCACCCACTTTGCCCACCACTACCGGATTACCGGGGCGGCGGCGCGGCAGCGGGCGGGGGAACTGTTAGCCCTGGTGAATCTGGAGCACCGGGCCGACGCCCCGGTGGATGAGCTTTCCGGCGGCATGAAGCGGAAACTGGTGCTGGCCCGCGCCCTGCTGAATCGACCCAAGATCGTGTTTTTAGATGAGCCCACCACCGGCCTCGACCCCGACGCCCGCCAGGAGTTTTGGCGGCTGGTGCAGCACTTAAAAGCCAGCGGCTGCGGCATTTTGCTCACCACCCACTATATGGATGAGGCGCAAAGGCTGTGCGATCGCCTGCTGCTCCTCCAGCAGGGCAAAGTGATCGACGAGGGCACCCCTACCGACCTGGTGGCCCGCGTCATTGGCCGTGAGGTGGCCGAGGTGGAGGGCGTTGGGGCAGAGCGGCTCAAAGCCCTGGCCGATCGCCACGCCGCCTGGTATCGAGCCTTTGGCGGCGGTCACCTGGTCACCCTGCCCGAGGGCGAGGCCGCCACCCTCTGGGCTGCGATCGAGTCCTGCCAGCCCAGCCGCCTCCTGCGGCGGCCCGCTAACTTAGAAGATGTGTTCCTTCGCCTCACCGGGAGCGTGCTCGAATGA